One Palaemon carinicauda isolate YSFRI2023 chromosome 5, ASM3689809v2, whole genome shotgun sequence DNA window includes the following coding sequences:
- the LOC137640794 gene encoding uncharacterized protein, with amino-acid sequence MSRFPEAIPMRSIRSEKIIDNLIGFFTKFDIPRTLQSDCATNFTRREWDKEVPYALFSIRSIPNEALGYSPFEVVFGHCVHGPLEVVREHLEGETLEINILDCLSGLQEKLRKAWEFAKENLEESQEVMKNKFDVGTQKRVFKPGDSVLVLLPFQEILRGHSFKGPGRF; translated from the exons ATGTCTCGCTTCCCGGAGGCTATTCCCATGAGGAGTATTCGGAGTGAAAAGATCATCGATAATTTAattggcttctttactaagttTGATATACCTCGCACTTTGCAATCTGATTGTGCTACTAATTTCACAA GAAGGGAGTGGGATAAAGAGGTCCCGTATGCCTTATTTTCCATTCGTTCCATTCCTAATGAGGCTTTGGGATACTCTCCTTTTGAGGTTGTTTTCGGGCATTGTGTGCATGGGCCCTTGGAAGTTGTACGTGAACATTTGGAGGGGGAGACTCTCGAGATCAACATTCTTGATTGTTTGTCAGGActtcaagagaaattaagaaaggcTTGGGAGTTTGCTAAAGAGAATTTAGAAGAAAGCCAGGAGGTGATGAAAAACAAATTTGATGTTGGGACTCAAAAAAGGGTGTTTAAACCTGGAGATAGTGTTTTAGTTTTGTTGCCCTTCCAGGAAATCCTTCGAGGGCACAGTTTTAAGGGCcctggaaggttctga